The Bacteroidota bacterium genome has a segment encoding these proteins:
- the yihA gene encoding ribosome biogenesis GTP-binding protein YihA/YsxC has translation MVISSAKFICSNTEWGKCPQSGLPEYAFIGRSNVGKSSLINMLTRQNGLAKISSTPGKTLTINHFLINENWYLVDLPGYGYAKVSWKIRETLQKSIESYILNRQEMLCLFVLIDTRHEPQENDLDFIQWLGENGIPFVLVFTKVDKVSENEKQKHINEYKAELQKTWENLPIIFLTSSAKKIGRDDILDFIENTNKNVQN, from the coding sequence ATGGTCATCAGTTCTGCAAAATTTATCTGTTCCAATACTGAGTGGGGAAAATGTCCGCAGTCAGGGTTGCCCGAATATGCCTTTATCGGCCGTTCCAATGTGGGTAAGTCGTCGCTGATCAATATGCTTACCCGGCAAAATGGGTTGGCAAAGATCTCTTCAACGCCAGGTAAAACATTGACGATCAATCATTTTCTGATCAATGAAAACTGGTACCTGGTCGATTTACCCGGTTATGGTTATGCCAAAGTTTCATGGAAAATCAGGGAAACTCTGCAAAAATCAATAGAGTCGTACATATTGAACAGGCAGGAGATGTTATGCCTTTTTGTATTGATTGATACGCGGCATGAACCTCAGGAGAATGACCTGGATTTTATTCAATGGCTGGGCGAAAACGGGATTCCTTTTGTCCTGGTGTTTACCAAAGTGGATAAGGTCAGTGAAAACGAAAAGCAAAAACATATCAACGAATATAAAGCTGAGCTTCAGAAGACCTGGGAAAATCTGCCCATAATTTTCCTGACTTCTTCTGCAAAAAAAATTGGACGTGACGATATTCTTGATTTCATTGAAAATACCAATAAAAATGTGCAAAATTGA
- a CDS encoding thioesterase family protein: protein MMAFDIKIGLENVVEKSVVFDDTAAKFGSGLLEIFSTPALLALMEDASYHAVLPCLPEEYTTVGTEVNIKHLKAVPIGGKVRGKAVLRQVEGNKLLFEVTAFDGENNIIGEGTHTRYIIEINRFLKQFQS from the coding sequence ATGATGGCTTTTGATATAAAGATTGGACTGGAAAATGTTGTTGAAAAGTCGGTGGTTTTTGATGATACGGCAGCAAAATTTGGTTCCGGTTTATTGGAAATTTTTTCTACACCCGCTTTGCTGGCTCTAATGGAAGATGCCTCTTATCATGCGGTTTTGCCTTGTTTGCCGGAAGAGTACACTACAGTCGGGACAGAAGTTAATATCAAACATCTGAAAGCCGTGCCTATTGGAGGAAAAGTCAGGGGTAAAGCCGTTCTCAGACAGGTTGAAGGAAATAAACTATTATTTGAGGTTACTGCTTTTGATGGCGAAAACAATATAATAGGCGAGGGGACACATACCCGTTATATTATTGAAATAAATAGATTTTTAAAACAATTCCAATCCTAA
- a CDS encoding mannose-6-phosphate isomerase: MNQLYPLKFRPILKETIWGGNKLGSLLHKSVKAGSKVGESWEISGVEGNVSVVTNGFLKNNSLEELVEVYMGDLVGDKVYDHFGTEFPLLIKFIDATDVLSIQVHPNDELAAERHNSFGKTEMWYIMESDKGAELISGFNKKIDKETYLEHFNHKTLKDILNSEKAEKGDVFFIPAGRVHAIGKGILLAEIQQTSNITYRIYDWDRVDAQGKGRELHTGLAVDAIDYNFYPDYKTVYQSKPNQPNTVVDCNYFTTNVLQFDKIVDRDYFKLDSFVIYICTEGEAKIDYSEKESIKISQGESILLPAVLKDIRLEPIKPTTLLEVYIK, encoded by the coding sequence ATGAATCAGTTATATCCGTTAAAATTCAGGCCCATTCTCAAGGAAACCATCTGGGGAGGTAATAAATTAGGCAGTTTGTTGCATAAATCCGTAAAGGCAGGTTCTAAGGTTGGAGAAAGCTGGGAAATATCCGGTGTGGAGGGTAATGTATCAGTGGTTACCAATGGCTTTTTGAAAAACAATTCACTCGAAGAATTGGTGGAAGTGTACATGGGCGATCTGGTCGGAGATAAGGTCTATGATCATTTCGGGACTGAATTTCCCTTATTGATCAAATTTATTGATGCCACGGATGTGTTGTCCATTCAGGTTCATCCCAACGACGAGCTGGCTGCCGAACGGCATAATTCATTCGGCAAAACGGAGATGTGGTATATCATGGAATCCGATAAGGGTGCCGAACTGATCAGCGGATTTAACAAGAAGATTGATAAGGAAACCTACTTGGAGCATTTCAATCATAAGACCCTGAAAGACATATTGAATTCCGAAAAGGCCGAAAAAGGGGATGTCTTTTTCATCCCTGCCGGCAGGGTTCATGCCATCGGAAAGGGAATACTGCTGGCCGAAATACAGCAGACTTCCAATATTACTTACAGAATATATGACTGGGACAGGGTGGATGCTCAGGGCAAAGGCCGGGAATTACACACCGGACTGGCTGTTGATGCCATCGATTATAATTTCTATCCGGATTATAAAACGGTTTATCAGTCCAAACCCAACCAGCCCAACACGGTGGTCGATTGTAACTATTTCACCACCAATGTACTGCAATTCGACAAGATTGTTGACCGCGACTATTTCAAACTGGATTCTTTCGTTATTTATATTTGCACGGAAGGTGAGGCGAAGATAGATTATTCAGAAAAGGAATCAATAAAAATCAGCCAGGGGGAGTCCATCCTGCTTCCTGCCGTTTTGAAAGATATCCGTTTAGAGCCCATAAAGCCAACTACTCTGCTTGAAGTTTACATCAAATAA